The following coding sequences lie in one Hymenobacter tibetensis genomic window:
- a CDS encoding SDR family oxidoreductase, whose protein sequence is MRVFVTGATGFVGSAIVQELLGAGHQVLGLARSEAAAQALVAAGAEVHRGTLDDLDSLQRGVAATEGVIHTAFVHDFSAYAAAGETDRRAIEAMGAALMGTERPFLVTAGLAGFALNRLATEEDNPAPLPRMSETTALHLAAQGVRVSVVRLPPSVHDAGDRGFVPTLIDVARQTGVAAYVGEGNNRWPAVHRLDAARLFRLALEQGAIGARYHGVADEGIPMRDIAAVIGRQLQLPVVSKSVEEAPAHFNWMAQFVGLDAPASSARTQQQLNWHPSHPSLLEDLAGGSYFTQQETGEAANTPS, encoded by the coding sequence ATGCGTGTTTTTGTTACTGGCGCTACGGGCTTCGTTGGCTCGGCCATTGTTCAGGAATTACTCGGCGCCGGCCACCAGGTGCTTGGCCTAGCCCGTTCCGAAGCTGCCGCTCAAGCCTTGGTTGCGGCCGGTGCCGAAGTGCACCGAGGTACACTCGACGACCTTGACAGCCTACAGCGCGGTGTGGCAGCTACGGAAGGGGTCATTCACACCGCATTTGTGCACGATTTCTCTGCCTACGCTGCTGCCGGCGAAACCGACCGACGTGCCATCGAGGCCATGGGAGCGGCCCTCATGGGCACGGAGCGTCCGTTTCTCGTCACCGCCGGGCTAGCGGGCTTTGCCCTCAATCGTTTGGCAACTGAAGAAGACAACCCGGCGCCCCTGCCTCGAATGTCGGAAACAACCGCGCTGCACCTGGCGGCGCAAGGGGTGCGCGTGTCGGTGGTACGCCTGCCGCCCTCGGTGCACGACGCCGGCGACCGGGGCTTCGTCCCGACCCTCATTGATGTTGCCCGCCAAACGGGTGTGGCGGCGTACGTGGGTGAGGGCAATAATCGGTGGCCCGCCGTGCATCGGCTTGATGCGGCCCGTCTGTTCCGGCTGGCGCTGGAGCAAGGAGCCATTGGTGCTCGTTACCACGGAGTTGCTGACGAGGGAATACCGATGCGAGACATTGCCGCCGTAATTGGCCGCCAGCTTCAGCTCCCGGTAGTCTCTAAATCCGTTGAGGAAGCACCCGCCCATTTCAACTGGATGGCTCAGTTTGTTGGCTTGGACGCCCCCGCTTCCAGTGCCCGTACGCAGCAGCAGTTAAACTGGCACCCTAGCCATCCTTCGCTGCTTGAAGACCTTGCAGGCGGCAGCTACTTTACGCAACAGGAAACAGGCGAAGCGGCCAACACCCCCTCGTAG
- a CDS encoding phosphatase PAP2 family protein yields MSSFRSFLLTRTAAFILLVSPLVSVQAQIAPTAPTPAATDTLRKFENPAGVSPPVAQQPWYKGKVFKATIVPAILIGYGISTINNNGFYSSYNARRDIQQEFPNFHTRVDDILIFAPYLELGAVALAGVESRNDRLNTLLLIGKAEAIMLGSVFLTKRLTNISRPDASDRLSFPSGHTAQAFLAASIVHAELRDKSQWYGVGAYGIATSVAALRMLNNKHWQSDVVAGAGFGILSAHLAYLSHRNRWGRKPRLLEGTSFSPMYYQGAAGLTFTWRPTK; encoded by the coding sequence ATGTCTTCTTTTCGCTCGTTTCTGCTTACCCGCACTGCTGCCTTCATTTTACTTGTTAGCCCACTCGTTTCGGTGCAGGCCCAGATTGCGCCCACGGCCCCCACGCCGGCGGCAACGGACACCCTCCGCAAGTTCGAAAACCCAGCGGGCGTGTCGCCCCCGGTGGCCCAGCAGCCGTGGTACAAGGGCAAGGTGTTTAAGGCCACCATTGTGCCAGCCATCCTGATTGGTTACGGCATCAGCACCATTAACAACAACGGCTTCTACAGCAGCTACAATGCCCGGCGCGACATTCAACAGGAGTTTCCCAACTTCCATACCCGCGTCGATGACATCCTCATTTTCGCGCCGTATCTGGAGTTGGGGGCGGTAGCGCTGGCGGGCGTGGAGTCGCGCAACGACCGGCTCAACACGCTGCTACTGATTGGCAAAGCCGAGGCCATCATGCTGGGCTCCGTGTTTCTCACCAAACGCCTCACCAATATTTCCCGTCCTGATGCTTCCGACAGGCTTTCGTTTCCCTCGGGGCACACGGCGCAGGCGTTTCTGGCAGCCAGCATCGTGCACGCCGAGCTGCGCGACAAAAGCCAGTGGTACGGCGTGGGCGCGTACGGCATTGCCACCAGCGTGGCGGCTCTGCGCATGCTCAACAACAAGCACTGGCAAAGCGACGTGGTAGCGGGCGCGGGCTTCGGTATCTTGTCGGCACACCTGGCGTATCTGTCGCACCGCAACCGTTGGGGCCGCAAGCCGCGCCTGCTCGAAGGCACCAGCTTCTCGCCAATGTACTACCAAGGTGCCGCGGGCCTCACCTTCACCTGGCGTCCTACCAAGTAG
- a CDS encoding flagellar basal body-associated FliL family protein gives MQFLLLLWLSQHPTSASSEEGSQQLVLAALALIHDPTQSLSAYERSLLARVGRQEMTLAHLLAYLREVDQA, from the coding sequence GTGCAATTTCTTCTCCTTCTCTGGCTAAGCCAACATCCCACATCTGCTTCTAGCGAAGAAGGCAGCCAGCAGCTTGTATTGGCGGCCTTGGCCCTGATCCACGACCCGACTCAGTCGCTGAGTGCGTATGAGCGTAGCTTGCTGGCCCGAGTTGGACGCCAGGAGATGACGCTAGCCCATTTGCTGGCCTACTTGCGTGAAGTGGATCAGGCGTAA
- a CDS encoding DUF6624 domain-containing protein, whose translation MRHFLYAALLCWFAVPVAAQTKLNPRLKHELDSIYEVDQRYRAMLFEPRLTRNPDSLATALGVSKEALNATIINRMQSADAANMERMHAILKQYGYPGKSLVGAPTNDAAWHVIQHNPATISTYLPLVKVAAEKGEIPFTRYAMMLDRHLMDGGKEQLYGTQVTSYNGKPPFVWPIQNPAQVNQRRKQAGFSDTVEKYVTRFGVTYRVITLEEVEKMPKQ comes from the coding sequence ATGAGACACTTTCTGTATGCAGCCCTGCTTTGCTGGTTTGCCGTGCCGGTCGCGGCACAAACCAAACTTAATCCGCGGCTCAAGCATGAGCTGGATAGTATCTACGAAGTAGACCAGCGCTACCGCGCTATGCTGTTCGAGCCCCGGCTAACCCGCAACCCAGATTCGTTGGCTACGGCGCTTGGCGTGTCGAAAGAGGCACTGAATGCCACTATTATAAACCGAATGCAGAGCGCTGACGCCGCCAACATGGAGCGCATGCACGCCATTCTCAAGCAGTACGGCTACCCAGGAAAGTCGCTGGTTGGCGCACCAACCAATGACGCCGCGTGGCATGTAATTCAACACAATCCTGCTACCATCTCCACTTACTTGCCGCTGGTGAAAGTTGCTGCTGAAAAAGGTGAGATTCCTTTTACTCGTTACGCAATGATGCTAGACCGGCACCTAATGGACGGCGGAAAAGAGCAGTTGTACGGCACCCAGGTTACGAGCTACAACGGGAAGCCCCCCTTTGTCTGGCCTATTCAGAATCCGGCGCAGGTAAACCAGCGCCGCAAGCAGGCCGGGTTCAGTGATACTGTGGAGAAATATGTCACGCGCTTTGGGGTCACGTACCGAGTCATCACCTTGGAGGAGGTCGAAAAAATGCCCAAACAGTAA
- a CDS encoding helix-turn-helix domain-containing protein codes for MKPGSFEELYTKLPAIAGAPSGALMPARQQQEIGQFNVFNVADLMLDFRNRPPMTFNRRAFYKISLVHGRSRIEYADQSVEVEQYTLWFATHRVPYRWLPHDQAQTGYFCVFTDEFLLPAHGGIVLHELPVFQPGGCPVLTLTEAEYEAIKVIFRKMEQEIGASYAYKYDLLRAYLVELIHFGQKLQPSTALAPPHTAAARVAAQFADLLERQFPLETPQQHLRLRTAKDYADQLAVHVNHLNRVLKETTGHTTTVLIGSRVAQEAKILLKQTNWTIVEIADSLGFADAAHFCNFFKRQTTLTPGEFRS; via the coding sequence ATGAAGCCAGGCTCCTTTGAAGAACTGTACACCAAGCTTCCGGCTATAGCTGGGGCTCCGTCCGGTGCGTTGATGCCCGCGCGTCAGCAGCAGGAAATCGGACAGTTCAACGTCTTCAACGTGGCCGACCTAATGCTCGACTTCCGCAACCGCCCCCCCATGACGTTCAACCGGCGGGCTTTCTACAAAATTAGTCTGGTGCACGGGCGCAGCCGCATTGAGTACGCCGACCAAAGCGTGGAGGTCGAGCAGTACACCCTGTGGTTTGCTACCCACCGCGTGCCCTACCGCTGGCTGCCGCACGACCAAGCGCAGACCGGCTACTTCTGCGTGTTCACCGACGAGTTTTTGCTGCCCGCGCACGGCGGAATAGTGCTGCATGAGCTGCCGGTTTTCCAGCCGGGCGGCTGCCCCGTCCTGACACTAACAGAAGCTGAATACGAGGCTATCAAGGTAATTTTCCGGAAGATGGAGCAGGAAATAGGAGCTAGCTACGCGTATAAGTACGACCTGCTCCGCGCCTATCTAGTGGAGCTGATTCACTTCGGGCAGAAGTTGCAGCCAAGCACAGCGCTTGCACCGCCGCACACGGCCGCGGCCCGGGTAGCCGCCCAGTTTGCCGATTTGCTTGAGCGGCAGTTCCCGTTGGAAACCCCGCAGCAGCACTTGCGCCTGCGCACCGCGAAAGACTACGCCGACCAGCTGGCAGTGCACGTCAATCACCTCAACCGGGTGCTCAAGGAAACCACCGGCCACACCACCACCGTGCTGATTGGCAGCCGAGTGGCACAGGAAGCGAAAATACTGCTGAAGCAAACGAACTGGACTATCGTGGAAATTGCCGACAGCTTGGGGTTTGCTGACGCCGCCCACTTTTGCAACTTCTTCAAGCGCCAGACCACATTAACCCCTGGAGAATTTCGAAGCTAA